A genomic region of Oryza glaberrima chromosome 1, OglaRS2, whole genome shotgun sequence contains the following coding sequences:
- the LOC127753541 gene encoding transcription factor PCF7: MATNLASCFNFRSSPFRLTVGERELKLEEDKNQLSKGLDPWTSNPTASASTLHYLLQEKERAQQAHEQLQIYQQQQGFGSFLQHRIRQPASRGPGGGGGGGDGGGSSGESTPVDALATAFGAGRIVRSAAGRKDRHSKVCTARGLRDRRVRLAAHTAIRFYDVQDRLGYDRPSKAVDWLMRNAKAAIDELPDRAEAPPPPAAASTEQPEATEQATSTSYGFGNTTGGTMTSAASAAAGSFLPHSLGADRVSDSVKSLFPSSSTASGAASAGHDEYRGSPPDLLSRTTSNQQPQELCLTLQSNQHQIFSHVSSNHHGMISSAGVPGWPDHSQRMQAWHAPENSTGDGRGGGNGDGYMFAMPSRQGLDQSQLFSHGEPLQSSGRGWASARAWLDPLAVAAIHHQPSTMAAGQVGFGHLVGGAGGGGGFMGFLAPAAQRLEGEEEHGSEVIR, encoded by the exons ATGGCCACT AATTTAGCTTCTTGTTTTAATTTTCGCTCTTCTCCTTTCCGGTTAACTGTGGGTGAGAGGGAGCTCAAGCTGGAGGAAGACAAGAACCAGTTGTCCAAGGGCTTAGACCCTTGGACGAGCAACCCTACCGCCAGCGCGAGCACCTTGCACTACCTGCTCCaggagaaggagagggcgcAGCAAGCGCATGAGCAGCTTCAGAtctaccagcagcagcagggatTCGGCAGCTTCCTGCAACACCGGATCAGGCAGCCGGCGAGCCGGGGGccgggaggtggaggcggcggcggcgatggcggcggcagcagcggcgagtCGACGCCCGTCGACGCGCTGGCCACTGCATTCGGGGCAGGCCGCATCGTGCGGTCCGCGGCCGGGCGCAAGGACCGGCACAGCAAGGTGTGCACGGCGCGCGGGCTGCGGGACCGGcgcgtccgcctcgccgcgcacACCGCCATCCGGTTCTACGACGTGCAGGACCGCCTCGGCTACGACCGGCCCAGCAAGGCCGTCGACTGGCTCATGCGCAACGCCAAGGCCGCCATCGACGAGCTCCCCGACCGCGCcgaggccccgccgccgcccgccgcggcgtcgacggAGCAGCCCGAGGCCACCGAGCAGGCGACCTCGACGTCCTACGGGTTCGGCAACACTACCGGCGGCACCATGACCAGCGCCGCGTCGGCCGCTGCTGGCTCCTTCCTTCCACATTCGCTGGGGGCAGATCGAGTCTCCGACAGCGTCAAGTCCCTGTTCCCCTCCTCGTCCACAGccagcggcgccgcctccgccggacaCGACGAGTACAGGGGATCCCCGCCGGACCTCCTGTCGCGCACGACAAGCAACCAGCAGCCGCAGGAGCTGTGCCTCACCCTACAGTCGAACCAGCACCAGATCTTCAGCCATGTCTCGTCGAACCACCACGGTATGATCTCGAGTGCAGGCGTTCCAGGTTGGCCCGACCACAGCCAGAGAATGCAGGCATGGCATGCCCCGGAGAACAGCACAGgagacggccgcggcggcggcaatggcgacggCTACATGTTCGCCATGCCGTCGCGGCAAGGGCTGGACCAGAGCCAGCTCTTCTCGCATGGGGAACCCCTTCAGTCCAGCGGTCGCGGGTGGGCGTCAGCCCGCGCATGGCTAGACCCCCTCGCAGTCGCAGCCATCCACCACCAGCCGTCGACAATGGCTGCCGGACAGGTCGGCTTCGGCCATCTCgttggcggcgccggtggcggcggcgggtttaTGGGGTTTctcgcgccggcggcgcagcggcttgagggcgaggaggagcacgGAAGTGAGGTGATCAGGTGA